The Triticum aestivum cultivar Chinese Spring chromosome 7B, IWGSC CS RefSeq v2.1, whole genome shotgun sequence genome window below encodes:
- the LOC123158036 gene encoding E3 ubiquitin-protein ligase EL5-like, with the protein MTFPRQAHSPAPPPSHPWPSGGSSKDDPASQGGIIAGLVIGFVASLLLFTVAWSVFKGHRNSRARARAAAAAAARPWPPPEPYHPRSDEERQSRSGSDPSQTARLPAFTYSPSVKHNVAGGGEEAATCSVCLGAFLLGETVRLLPVCLHLYHVGCIDPWLDAHSTCPLCRSDTDPTIDAVRILPV; encoded by the coding sequence ATGACATTCCCTCGTCAAGCCCACAGCCCAGCGCCACCGCCGTCGCACCCATGGCCGTCGGGAGGATCTTCAAAGGATGACCCCGCGTCTCAAGGTGGGATCATCGCTGGCCTCGTCATCGGCTTCGTGGCCTCCTTGCTCCTCTTCACCGTGGCGTGGAGCGTCTTCAAGGGGCACCGCAACAGCCGCGCTCGCGcccgcgccgcggcggcggccgccgctcgGCCGTGGCCACCGCCGGAACCTTACCACCCACGCAGCGACGAAGAGCGGCAGAGCCGAAGCGGCAGCGACCCGAGCCAGACGGCCCGTCTGCCGGCGTTCACGTACAGCCCGTCCGTGAAGCACAAcgtggcgggcggcggcgaggaggcggcgacgtGCTCGGTGTGCCTCGGCGCGTTCCTGCTCGGAGAGACGGTCCGGCTGCTGCCGGTGTGCCTGCACCTCTACCACGTCGGGTGCATCGACCCGTGGCTGGACGCGCACTCGACGTGCCCGCTCTGCCGCTCCGACACCGACCCGACGATCGACGCCGTCCGGATACTGCCTGTTTAG